AATGGCTAGAAAAACTTAATAACCAATCAAATTTTATTCCACTGGATGGAAATAAAATTAGATTTAATACCCCTTTTGTGGATCCGTTTGGTGATCAAATTTCTTTATTAATTACATCAAATCATAATTCAACATACACTGTTTCTGATCAAGGCTATACTATTTGGAATATCGAATCTAGAGGCACAAATCTAACAAAAAATAATTCCGTTAGATTTAAACTGCTTCAAAGCATTCTATACACCAATAAAGCATCCCTAAGCAATAATTTTGATATTTATAAAACCACTGCTTCTCGACAGGAAGTGGCTCAAATAATAAATGACATATTGGATAGTGTAATTAAGATTTCAGATTTAGCGTTTGGATCTAGAAGTAATGCCAGAGGAATGTTTAAAGATGATGTGTTAGATTATATCACTGAAAATAAAAAAAGATTTAGTTTTGATATTGGATTTTCCGTAAAAGGTAAATCTAATTTAGTATACGATTTGGATTTTGTATTCCACCAAAAAATTAAAGATACTCAATGGACAAAATTATATACATCACTGAATAAAAATGTATCAGAAATGGTAATGGGAATTTGGTTAGATACCGAATTATATAGGAAAAACAATCCGGGTAATGATATTTCTTTCAATGTTCTAGTTAAAGAAATGGATTTAAAATCTACTCAATTTAAAGACAATTTAATTCAACATAATATAAATGTGATTTCTTTTGATGATAAAGAAGATTTTGAGAAGAACTTTGCTATTTCTTAAATTTGAAGTAGTCTCTTCTGATCAGGAAAATTTAAAATTCTAACTCAGATTTTCATAAAACAAAAATAGAGCCCCCAAATGCTGACTTAACAACATTTCAGGACTCTATTATTTTTACTAAAATTCTCTAATGCACTTATTATGCCGTGTGCAGGAGTCGAACCTGTGACCGCCGGTTTACGATACCGATGCTCTACCAACTGAGCTAACACGGCAAAAAAGAAATCCTATAAAAAAATACACCTAATTCTATGAACTAGATGTAATTTATTGAAGACACCTAGGATTTCCTAAGTATTTATAACTCCGGATGTCAGACTCGAACTGACGACACCCTGATTAACAGTCAGATGCTCTACCAACTGAGCTAATCCGGAATAATTCAATAGCTCTTTAACAGAACTATTAAATTTTATCAATCTATACGGATTGAGTCAATACTTATTTAGCATTTTCTTTAGTAATTTTTGTTACTCCACCCATGTATGGTACTAAAACATCGGGAATCGTTACAGAACCATCTTCATTTTGATAATTTTCAAGAATAGCAGCAACAGTACGACCAGCAGCAAGTCCTGAACCATTCAAAGTATGAGCTAATTTTGTCTTGCCATTAGCGTCACGATAACGGATATGAGCACGACGAGCTTGGAAATCAAGACAGTTAGAACAACTTGAAACTTCACGATACTTGTCTTGAGCAGGCATCCATACTTCAAGATCATAAGTCTTAGCGGAACTGAAACTAGCATCCCCACTTGATAATACGATTACGTGATATGGAAGGCCCAATTGTTTCAAAATGTTTTCAGCATTAGCTGTCAACTTTTCCAATTCGTTGTATGATTCCTCTGGTTTAGCAATCTTTACCATTTCAACTTTGTTGAATTGATGCATTCTAATCAAACCACGAGTATCACGTCCAGCAGAACCTGCTTCAGAACGGAAACATGGTGTTAGAGCCGTTACATACTTAGGCAAATCCTTTTCGTCCAAAATCTTACCAGCAAAGTAGTTTGTCAAGGGAACTTCAGCAGTTGGAATCAATGTCAAAGGATTTTCATCGACTGTAACGGTATAAACATCCTTAGTAAACTTAGGAAATTGGCTTGTACCAAACATAGCTTCATTGTTAACCAAGTATGGAGGAATTACTTCGGTATAACCTTCCTTTTGATGTTGATCTAACATGAAATTATAAACCGCACGTTCCAAACGAGCACCCATGCCGATATAGTAAACAAAACGACTACCAGCCACTTTTGTAGCTTGCTCAAAATCTAGGATACCCAATTCTTCCCCAATATCCCAGTGATGACGAGGTTTGAAACCTTCCTTAGGAATAGCTCCGACTTTTCTGATTTCCTTATTAGTACTTTCATCAGGACCAACGGGAACAGAATCGTCAGGAATATTAGGTAAACGAACCAAGATATAATTCATCTTGCCTTGGGTCTCTTCAAGTTCAGCGTCTAACTCTTTAATATCAGCTCCGACTTGTTTCATAGCAGCGATTTCGTCACTAGCATCTTCTTTGTTGCGTTTCTTAGTAGCGATACCTTGAGAAACAGTATTTCTCTTTTCCTTCAAAGTTTCACTCTTAACTAATAGCTCACGACGTTTAGTGTCATAGCCAATTAATTCATCAATTTCTTCACTCGTAACACCACGTGAGGCTAACTTGTTCTTGATCCAATCAGGATCTTTTCTGATTAGCTTGATATCTAACATATGCTTTCTCCCTTTTTTTACTAAGAATACAAAAAAGCCGACTCATCCCAATGAAGGGACGAATCGACTATTCGCGGTACCACCCAGTTTCAGCGTACACAAAGTACACTACACTTTCAGACTTTATCGGATCAACCCGAACGGCATTACCCGTTGCCAGAATGCTGGAATAAAGACCTTAACGATTTTCACCAACCATCGTTTCTCTGAAAGGTTTTTGAGTAGGCACTCTCTTAGCGTTATATACAATTCTTATAATAATTTAAACTGACCCAAATATCAACTAATAGTGGTTATGTTTTTGTTCATGTTTGACATCAATATCTTCCAATTTCAGGAATTTAGTTTTATAACGAATCTTATAATACAGCCAACAAACAAATAATATAATCAAACCACTATAGCTAATCAAAAGTCTTCCGATATTAAAATTGACCATTGAGCGGACATCTTGACCTAGGATAATGATAATACCCAAAACAATTGCCAAAATTGGTCCAAATGGGAACCACTTAGCTTTGTAACGTAAATCATCTAAATCGTAACCCTTGTATAAGTATGCTTTTCTAAATCTGTAGTGTGAGAAAGCAATTCCTAACCAAGCAATAAAACCAGTCAATCCACTAGCAGCAACTAATAACTCATAAAATGAATCACCGTACAAACTAGTGAACAAAGCAATTGCCCCCACTAGAGCCGTTAATAGTAGTGAAAATACTGGAACGCCACGACCATTAGTTTTTGCAAAAGCCTTAGGTGCCATTCCCTGCTTACTCATCGACCAAAGCATTCGACTGGCCGCATAAAGACCAGAATTAGCCGCAGAAATAACTGATGTTAAAATTACCGCATTCATAACGCCAGCAGCCAGTGGAATTCCCACCTTTTTAAAGACGATCGTAAAGGGACTGATAGCAATGTCACCCGCGCCAGATCCCAATAAATTAGGGCTAGTGTAAGGAATCAATGCCCCAATTACCGCAATAGATAAGATATAGAATAACAGAATTCTCCAGAAAACTTGTTTGATAGCCTTGGGAATACTCTTTTCCGGAGTAGCTGACTCGCCAGCTGTAATACCGATCAATTCAGTTCCCTGAAACGAGAACCCAGCAACAACGAACACACTCAGAATTGCCGGTATCCCCCCAACAAATGGTGCTTTCTTATAAGAATAATTAGTTAAACCAACGAAGTTCTGGTTACCCAAAATCCCCAAAATGCTTAACACACCAACAATCAAGAAGATAATCACTGCTAAAACTTTAATTGATGACAACCAATATTCAGTTTCACCAAACGAACTAACTGAAATAAAATTAATTACCAATAAAATAATCATAAAAGTTAAACTAATTTTCCACGAAGTCCAACTTGGGAACCAGTACTTAACCACCAACGAGATTGTTGATAAATCTACCGCCAAAGTAATGGCCCAATTAAACCAGTAATTCCATCCCAGCGCAAAACCAAATGCTGGATCAATAAATTTTGTTGCATAAGTAGCGAATGAACCTGAAACAGGCATGTAAGTAGCCATTTCACCCAAGCTGGTCATCAAGAAATAGACCATAATACCGATAGCCACGTACGCTATCAGAGCTCCTCCCGGTCCAGCTGTCGAAATTGAAGAACCACTGGCAACAAATAAACCAGTTCCAATCGAACCACCCAACGCAATCATTGATAGATGACGAGTCTTTAACGATCGACTCACATCATTATTTTCCATCTTTCATTCCCCTTTTATTTTGGGCACAAAAAAAGCCCTTATTCTCAGAGGAACTACTGACAATAAGGATTACGATCATCCCATTAATCAATAGCTCAACGTTAGAAAGTAATCTTGCTCTTAAAACAAGTATTACTTTCTGATACGACAGTCTACTGCCTCTTAAGCAATAGCCCAATCAACTTTACCAAGTAGGGATAAAATGATTTCGGCAATTTTCCCTTTAATGTTTTTTCAATGTACCCTATCTGCACTCCAAAACATGACTAATAAAAATTGCGCCTCTATCTGATTACAAAACATTATAAATAAATGTTAAGATAGTAGCAAGTAGTGTTTCTTATATTTTTTAAATTATTTACCAATCTTTTCTAATTTAACATTGCCGGGGGAAACAAACATGTTGGAGCAAATTTTCTTAGTTAAGCAAGACGTAGAGAAGTATCGAATGCTAACTGTTATTAAGTCGCTGCCACCTCGTGAAGTAAACTTGAGTAATATTAGTAGTAGATTACAATTTACGTATCAAAAAACATATAATATTTTCCAAGCACTGTTAGAAGATTTTACCGAAGTCGCTCCGGAAATTGATCCTAGTGATACCAAGATCGAATCGATCGATTTCAGTAAGATTTCCGTTGATACTTACCGCCTATACTTAGTAAAGAACTCGGTAGTCTTTCAAGCTTTCAATTATGGCTTGACCAGTGCTAACCCATCATTTGAGAGTTTTAGTAGTGATCATTTCACTAGTAAGTCAACTCTCAATCGTCGAATGTCCAAGTTCAGAGCTTTTCTCAAGAACTTTGGATTAAAGATTTCAAATTCTACCTTAGAAATTAAGGGCAATGAAAAAAATATCCGATGGATGGCTTATTATGTCTATTGGTATACCTACCATGCTCAAGAGTGGCCATTTAGCTTGATTCAGGAGAATTCAATTGATCAGATCATTTCAAAAGCCGGATTGACTTTTGACAATCCCATCGTACATTTTCAGTTGAAGTATTTCCTAGCTATTTCTCGAATCCGTATAATTAAACGAAACTATATCGAAGAATTACCATATTATGATGTCGTCTTTAGTGACCAGACCTTAGGAAAGGATATCTTAACTCATGACGACTATCCTATCGTGCCATTAAATGCTTTAAATAATGAGAATAAATTGATCAATCTCTTTAGAAATACCGCCTTTCAACCAAGCGATACAGCATTTGATCGCCCAATCAATGCTAACGCCAGAATCAATCCGAAGTTCTATGCGCTCGTTTATCACTTTATAGATTTTCTAAAGGAACATTATCACGATGATATGTCCGTCTACCATAATCAAAAAACGTTGAAGCATATCATGACCTACGTAAAGTGCAACACAAAAGTTAGACAAAATTGAATATTGTTAAGCTGATAAGGCATGTTCCCTGTATTCGCGGGGAGTCATGCCTTTTGTTTTTCTTGAGATGCGTCGATTGTTAAACCAATCGACGTACTCCTTAGAAAGTTTCCTAAATTCTTTCATATCTTTACAAGGTGGAAATCCATTGAGACATTCTGTTTTGAATAGATGAAAGAAACTTTCGATTGGCGCATTGTCGAGACAATTTCCTTTGCGAGACATGCTCTGTATAAATCCATCTTCAGAAAGCCTATCAGTATAATAATTTAGTTGATAATGCCAGCCTTGATCTGAATGTATCACTGGGTTGCTTCCTTTAGGTATAACTGTCGTTAATTCATTTAATGTATCCATAATTAATTTACTATTGGGACTATTACTTACTTGGAACGCTAGAACTTCTTTGCTTGCCTCGTCGGTAATTGCGGAAACATAAGCCCATTCGTTATCCCTTAAACGAACTTGTGTGACATCTGTATGCAGGACTTTAAAGGGCTCAGTTTCATTAAACTGTTGATGTAAAATGTTGTGTGCGACCTTTC
This sequence is a window from Companilactobacillus alimentarius DSM 20249. Protein-coding genes within it:
- the serS gene encoding serine--tRNA ligase; translated protein: MLDIKLIRKDPDWIKNKLASRGVTSEEIDELIGYDTKRRELLVKSETLKEKRNTVSQGIATKKRNKEDASDEIAAMKQVGADIKELDAELEETQGKMNYILVRLPNIPDDSVPVGPDESTNKEIRKVGAIPKEGFKPRHHWDIGEELGILDFEQATKVAGSRFVYYIGMGARLERAVYNFMLDQHQKEGYTEVIPPYLVNNEAMFGTSQFPKFTKDVYTVTVDENPLTLIPTAEVPLTNYFAGKILDEKDLPKYVTALTPCFRSEAGSAGRDTRGLIRMHQFNKVEMVKIAKPEESYNELEKLTANAENILKQLGLPYHVIVLSSGDASFSSAKTYDLEVWMPAQDKYREVSSCSNCLDFQARRAHIRYRDANGKTKLAHTLNGSGLAAGRTVAAILENYQNEDGSVTIPDVLVPYMGGVTKITKENAK
- a CDS encoding DUF1828 domain-containing protein; this translates as MSDVIDSVEIANEWLEKLNNQSNFIPLDGNKIRFNTPFVDPFGDQISLLITSNHNSTYTVSDQGYTIWNIESRGTNLTKNNSVRFKLLQSILYTNKASLSNNFDIYKTTASRQEVAQIINDILDSVIKISDLAFGSRSNARGMFKDDVLDYITENKKRFSFDIGFSVKGKSNLVYDLDFVFHQKIKDTQWTKLYTSLNKNVSEMVMGIWLDTELYRKNNPGNDISFNVLVKEMDLKSTQFKDNLIQHNINVISFDDKEDFEKNFAIS
- a CDS encoding helix-turn-helix domain-containing protein, which encodes MLEQIFLVKQDVEKYRMLTVIKSLPPREVNLSNISSRLQFTYQKTYNIFQALLEDFTEVAPEIDPSDTKIESIDFSKISVDTYRLYLVKNSVVFQAFNYGLTSANPSFESFSSDHFTSKSTLNRRMSKFRAFLKNFGLKISNSTLEIKGNEKNIRWMAYYVYWYTYHAQEWPFSLIQENSIDQIISKAGLTFDNPIVHFQLKYFLAISRIRIIKRNYIEELPYYDVVFSDQTLGKDILTHDDYPIVPLNALNNENKLINLFRNTAFQPSDTAFDRPINANARINPKFYALVYHFIDFLKEHYHDDMSVYHNQKTLKHIMTYVKCNTKVRQN
- a CDS encoding amino acid permease codes for the protein MENNDVSRSLKTRHLSMIALGGSIGTGLFVASGSSISTAGPGGALIAYVAIGIMVYFLMTSLGEMATYMPVSGSFATYATKFIDPAFGFALGWNYWFNWAITLAVDLSTISLVVKYWFPSWTSWKISLTFMIILLVINFISVSSFGETEYWLSSIKVLAVIIFLIVGVLSILGILGNQNFVGLTNYSYKKAPFVGGIPAILSVFVVAGFSFQGTELIGITAGESATPEKSIPKAIKQVFWRILLFYILSIAVIGALIPYTSPNLLGSGAGDIAISPFTIVFKKVGIPLAAGVMNAVILTSVISAANSGLYAASRMLWSMSKQGMAPKAFAKTNGRGVPVFSLLLTALVGAIALFTSLYGDSFYELLVAASGLTGFIAWLGIAFSHYRFRKAYLYKGYDLDDLRYKAKWFPFGPILAIVLGIIIILGQDVRSMVNFNIGRLLISYSGLIILFVCWLYYKIRYKTKFLKLEDIDVKHEQKHNHY
- a CDS encoding IS3 family transposase — protein: MNDPVRNFKGRKKTQIVDQIRVEQESLPKAERYKIGDILKAIGLKKATYHDERKRIKNHVDKYKDIKTEILKITESGKCRGRLTYGYRRVQEGLIKLDIHIADAVARRLMNELNVQVNLYNRHKNGKYSSYKGTVGKVAHNILHQQFNETEPFKVLHTDVTQVRLRDNEWAYVSAITDEASKEVLAFQVSNSPNSKLIMDTLNELTTVIPKGSNPVIHSDQGWHYQLNYYTDRLSEDGFIQSMSRKGNCLDNAPIESFFHLFKTECLNGFPPCKDMKEFRKLSKEYVDWFNNRRISRKTKGMTPREYREHALSA